The Acidimicrobiia bacterium genome includes a window with the following:
- a CDS encoding cytochrome c biogenesis protein CcdA, which produces MIGSFAVLGATSDATRNLYVLTAFGGGIISFLSPCVLPIVPGYLSLMSGLTIGELAEARSRALRRIVVNTALFVSGFTAVFVILGLVTTAAGKTLFENQVTLTRVSGGLVLLMAAYLAGSQLLTTPRLYQEFRFHPHLERFGPVATPVAGAAFGLGWTPCIGPVLGTVLNFAAQGRDVGRASVLLTAYSLGLGASFLVVGLAFGRLATPLAWVKRHSRAITLASAGLLAVFGVILLANQLPQVTARLSDAMRALGLESLVNSG; this is translated from the coding sequence ATGATCGGCTCCTTCGCCGTGCTCGGCGCGACCTCCGACGCGACGCGCAACCTGTACGTGCTCACGGCCTTCGGTGGCGGGATCATCTCGTTTCTGTCCCCGTGCGTGCTTCCGATCGTGCCGGGCTACCTGAGCCTCATGTCCGGGCTCACGATCGGCGAGCTCGCAGAGGCGCGGTCCCGGGCGCTGCGGCGCATCGTGGTGAACACGGCGCTGTTCGTCTCCGGCTTCACCGCCGTGTTCGTGATCCTCGGCCTCGTCACGACCGCGGCCGGCAAGACGCTGTTCGAGAACCAGGTGACCCTCACCCGGGTCAGCGGCGGGCTCGTCCTGCTCATGGCGGCCTACCTCGCCGGCTCGCAGCTGCTGACGACGCCCCGCCTGTACCAAGAGTTCCGGTTCCACCCGCACCTGGAGCGGTTCGGCCCGGTCGCCACCCCCGTCGCCGGGGCCGCCTTCGGGCTCGGGTGGACGCCGTGCATCGGACCCGTGCTCGGCACGGTCCTCAACTTCGCGGCCCAGGGCCGGGACGTCGGCCGGGCCAGCGTCCTGCTCACCGCCTACTCCCTCGGGCTCGGCGCGTCGTTCCTCGTCGTCGGGCTCGCGTTCGGCCGGCTGGCGACGCCGCTGGCGTGGGTGAAGCGGCACTCCCGCGCGATCACGCTGGCCTCCGCCGGTCTGCTCGCGGTGTTCGGCGTGATCCTGCTCGCGAACCAGCTACCCCAGGTGACGGCACGCCTCAGCGACGCCATGCGAGCACTCGGCTTGGAGAGCCTCGTCAACAGCGGCTGA